The following proteins are encoded in a genomic region of Clostridiisalibacter paucivorans DSM 22131:
- a CDS encoding LURP-one-related/scramblase family protein, with amino-acid sequence MKTYFVQQKLMAANEKYHIYDSNNKPCLEVLANGLMAFLDNLCGSVFSFGHKIYIKNLDGIEFAIINKRTGFLMERYDVFCGGKNIASIKRQMKAFKPKFLINTDTGDYVINGDVMGRRFTISNRELEVAKVKKTTFDITDKYEINIFEDDNDELFLAMVIAMDNSIHN; translated from the coding sequence ATGAAAACATATTTTGTTCAGCAAAAGCTTATGGCCGCAAATGAAAAATATCATATATATGATAGTAATAATAAACCTTGTTTAGAGGTTTTAGCCAATGGATTAATGGCATTTTTAGATAATTTATGTGGTAGTGTATTTTCATTTGGACATAAGATATATATAAAGAATTTAGATGGGATTGAGTTTGCTATTATAAATAAGAGAACAGGTTTTTTAATGGAAAGATATGATGTGTTTTGTGGTGGGAAGAATATAGCATCAATAAAGCGACAGATGAAGGCATTTAAACCAAAGTTTCTTATTAATACTGATACAGGGGATTATGTAATCAATGGAGATGTTATGGGTAGAAGGTTTACTATATCCAATAGGGAATTAGAAGTAGCCAAAGTAAAAAAGACTACTTTTGATATTACAGATAAGTATGAGATTAATATTTTTGAAGATGATAATGATGAATTATTTTTAGCAATGGTCATAGCTATGGATAATTCAATCCATAATTAA
- the cas2 gene encoding CRISPR-associated endonuclease Cas2 translates to MFVILVYDIEQKRVAKVLKTCRKYLYWVQNSVFEGEITDANLVKLKLELGKIINEDADSVIIYSFRTTRYSSVEIMGIKKGGQDNFL, encoded by the coding sequence ATGTTTGTAATATTAGTATATGATATAGAGCAAAAAAGAGTAGCAAAGGTATTAAAGACCTGTAGGAAATATTTATATTGGGTACAAAACTCAGTATTTGAAGGTGAAATAACTGATGCCAATTTAGTAAAATTAAAATTAGAATTAGGTAAAATAATAAATGAAGATGCAGATTCAGTGATAATTTATTCATTTAGAACAACAAGATATTCATCAGTAGAAATAATGGGTATAAAGAAAGGTGGACAAGATAATTTTCTATAA
- the cas1b gene encoding type I-B CRISPR-associated endonuclease Cas1b, with protein sequence MKKVIYIFNDGEIKRKDNTIFFETDDKKSYIPIEDVSDFFIFGEVTLNKRFLSYISQKEITIHFFNYYGYYMGSYYPREHLNSGYMILKQSEYYLNEDKRLNIAMEFVNGSYKNMLSVLKYYINRGKDISDIDESIKNLSREIPKCFTTNQLMGIEGNIRDIYYKSFDRIINNKDFVFEKRSRRPPENYLNSMISFGNSLMYVMVLSEIYKTHLDPRIGYLHSTNFRRFTLNLDVSEIFKPIIVDRLIFSLLGRKMITKEDFEEDMEGIILKDRARKLFVQEFDNRMRATIKHRQLGRNVSYRRLIRLELYKIEKHLMGEKPYSAFVSRW encoded by the coding sequence ATGAAAAAAGTTATTTATATATTTAATGATGGAGAAATAAAAAGAAAAGATAATACTATATTTTTTGAAACAGATGATAAAAAGTCATATATTCCTATAGAAGATGTAAGTGATTTTTTTATATTTGGTGAAGTTACTTTAAATAAAAGATTTTTAAGTTATATATCTCAAAAAGAGATTACTATACATTTTTTTAATTATTATGGATATTATATGGGCTCTTATTATCCTAGGGAGCATTTAAATTCGGGATATATGATTTTAAAACAATCAGAATATTATTTAAATGAAGATAAAAGGCTTAATATTGCAATGGAGTTTGTTAATGGTAGTTATAAAAACATGTTAAGTGTACTGAAATATTATATTAATAGGGGGAAAGATATATCTGACATAGATGAGAGTATTAAAAATTTATCGAGGGAAATACCTAAATGTTTTACTACTAATCAGTTGATGGGTATAGAAGGGAATATAAGGGATATATATTATAAAAGCTTCGATAGAATTATAAACAATAAAGATTTTGTATTTGAGAAAAGATCTAGAAGGCCACCAGAAAATTATTTGAATTCAATGATAAGTTTTGGAAATTCACTGATGTATGTAATGGTTTTATCAGAAATTTATAAAACTCATTTAGACCCTAGAATAGGATATCTACATAGTACTAACTTTAGGAGATTTACTTTGAATTTAGATGTGTCAGAGATATTTAAACCTATAATAGTAGATAGATTAATATTTTCATTATTGGGAAGAAAAATGATAACTAAGGAAGATTTTGAAGAAGATATGGAAGGGATAATATTAAAAGACAGAGCAAGAAAATTATTTGTTCAAGAATTTGATAATAGGATGAGGGCTACTATAAAACATAGACAATTAGGAAGAAATGTATCTTATAGAAGACTAATTAGGTTGGAACTATACAAAATAGAAAAACATCTCATGGGAGAAAAGCCATATAGTGCCTTTGTATCTAGATGGTAG
- the cas4 gene encoding CRISPR-associated protein Cas4, translating to MEDIKINGTLVWYYYICKREVWLMSRKIVADQDNKFMDIGRFIHENSYGREKKEISIGNIKVDVLKRHKGNVLVGEVKKSSKFQESAKMQLAYYLYKLKEYGIDGEGILMFPKERKRIEIKLNDKIIADIKDMEKKILNIIYKDIPQEPKKIKYCKNCAYSEFCWS from the coding sequence GTGGAAGACATAAAAATTAATGGGACTTTAGTGTGGTATTATTACATTTGTAAAAGAGAAGTTTGGTTGATGTCTAGAAAGATTGTAGCTGATCAAGATAATAAATTTATGGATATAGGAAGATTTATACATGAAAATTCCTATGGAAGAGAGAAAAAAGAGATTTCAATAGGAAATATAAAAGTGGATGTACTTAAAAGACATAAAGGGAATGTACTGGTGGGAGAGGTGAAAAAGAGTTCAAAGTTTCAAGAGAGTGCAAAGATGCAATTAGCATATTATCTTTATAAACTTAAAGAATATGGAATAGATGGAGAAGGAATATTAATGTTTCCTAAAGAGAGGAAGAGGATAGAGATAAAGTTAAATGATAAAATTATAGCAGATATTAAAGATATGGAGAAAAAAATTTTAAATATAATTTATAAAGATATCCCTCAAGAGCCTAAAAAAATAAAATATTGTAAAAACTGTGCTTATAGTGAATTTTGTTGGTCTTAG
- a CDS encoding CRISPR-associated helicase/endonuclease Cas3, whose protein sequence is MRFKSHPDKYLIDHIKEVTEKSLVYMGEVDENIKNALKITSKTHDFGKYTTYFQERLHDSDKNPLADHSFISALFGAYIGQNILGKDSILSLIIYNAILHHHGNLTDIDKHMPRSTRDMSNLKINLDIVDRQIDNMEQHKEIISTDLQEIDISIYFEKFIDERPYEKILKNLRTIKHKMDMEMIDTTKIFYMHQLIYSALIDADKMSASNTLEGTIKNISYEELVDIYINRYTSTDGLSLLRREVFDNIQKNMNENIDQKIFSITAPTGTGKTLAGFYAAKKLSQYLGNRRIIYALPFTSIIDQNYEVIKELYLHDEDFINNISRYIIKHHNLSDIEYKNEDIDYDVDQSKLMIEGWNSFIIITTFVQLFESLLGVRNKMLKKYHSIKGAVIILDELQTIPIEYWNLIDDLLVKVCEELDCRVITMTATKPIILKDSVELLNNYEKYFKKLNRVKLYYDNESISVDRFCDDFLDNLEDKSYLIVCNTIGQSLDIYDKLTGIDRKVMYLSTNIIPKERQQRIQTIRDKIKENPIVISTQVIEAGVDLDFDVVIRDLAPIDSIIQSAGRCNRNNEETGIVKVTKMVKEDGSLYGRYVYGNMLLRIASDLLEDKTLQESDFLDLIEKYFLEAYKMKNTEDKSEELIEAIQKLDFEIIKSFSIIKNRPNYIDVYFETDNEAVDLYERYKEIRQMKKGKKKYAELLKIYPKISQYIISIPDRYLKEFDIDQSKFIRMPIEDKDRLYRDDIGFTREDIKEAIFL, encoded by the coding sequence ATGAGATTCAAATCGCATCCAGACAAATACTTGATAGACCATATCAAAGAGGTTACTGAAAAATCACTTGTATATATGGGCGAGGTAGATGAAAATATAAAGAATGCACTAAAAATAACAAGCAAAACTCATGATTTTGGGAAATATACAACATACTTTCAAGAAAGATTACATGATAGTGATAAGAATCCTCTAGCAGACCATAGTTTTATATCTGCATTATTTGGTGCATATATAGGTCAAAATATATTAGGGAAAGATAGTATTCTTTCCCTAATAATATACAATGCTATCCTACATCACCATGGAAATTTAACAGATATAGATAAACATATGCCTAGAAGTACTAGAGACATGTCAAATCTTAAGATCAATTTAGATATAGTAGATAGACAAATTGATAATATGGAACAACACAAAGAGATTATATCTACAGATTTACAAGAAATAGATATATCAATATATTTTGAAAAGTTTATAGATGAAAGACCATATGAAAAAATACTTAAAAATTTGAGGACAATAAAGCATAAAATGGATATGGAAATGATAGATACAACAAAAATATTTTATATGCATCAGCTTATATATTCTGCTCTCATAGATGCAGATAAAATGAGCGCATCTAATACATTAGAGGGTACTATAAAGAATATATCCTATGAAGAATTAGTTGATATATATATAAATAGATACACAAGTACTGATGGCTTATCATTACTTAGGAGAGAAGTTTTTGATAATATACAAAAGAATATGAATGAGAATATAGACCAAAAGATATTTTCAATAACAGCACCTACAGGGACAGGAAAGACATTAGCAGGGTTTTATGCAGCAAAAAAATTATCACAGTATTTGGGTAATAGAAGAATTATATATGCACTGCCATTTACATCAATCATAGATCAAAATTATGAAGTTATAAAAGAATTATATTTGCATGATGAAGATTTTATAAATAATATAAGTAGATATATAATAAAGCATCACAATTTATCAGATATTGAATATAAAAATGAAGATATAGACTATGATGTAGATCAATCGAAACTAATGATAGAAGGATGGAATAGTTTTATCATAATAACTACCTTTGTACAATTATTTGAAAGTCTTTTGGGTGTTAGAAATAAAATGCTAAAAAAATATCATAGTATAAAAGGTGCAGTAATTATATTAGATGAGTTACAGACTATACCTATAGAGTATTGGAATCTTATAGATGATTTATTAGTCAAAGTATGTGAAGAACTGGATTGTAGAGTTATAACTATGACAGCTACAAAGCCTATAATTTTAAAAGATAGTGTTGAACTGCTAAATAATTATGAAAAGTATTTTAAAAAGCTCAATAGAGTGAAGTTATATTATGATAATGAATCTATATCTGTCGATAGATTTTGCGATGATTTTTTAGATAATTTAGAAGATAAGTCATATCTAATAGTGTGCAATACTATAGGACAGTCATTAGACATATATGATAAATTGACAGGTATAGATAGAAAAGTAATGTATTTGTCAACTAATATAATACCAAAGGAAAGACAACAGAGAATACAAACTATAAGGGATAAAATTAAAGAAAATCCTATAGTAATCTCTACTCAGGTGATAGAGGCAGGAGTAGATTTAGATTTTGATGTGGTAATAAGGGATTTAGCTCCAATAGATAGTATAATTCAGTCGGCAGGTAGATGTAATAGAAATAATGAGGAAACAGGTATAGTGAAAGTTACTAAAATGGTAAAGGAAGACGGTTCATTATATGGAAGATATGTGTATGGAAATATGCTTCTAAGGATTGCCAGTGATTTATTAGAAGATAAAACTTTACAGGAATCTGATTTTCTTGATTTAATAGAAAAATATTTTTTAGAGGCATATAAGATGAAAAATACTGAGGATAAAAGCGAAGAGCTTATAGAAGCGATACAAAAACTGGATTTTGAGATAATTAAAAGTTTTTCAATAATTAAAAATAGACCAAATTATATAGATGTATACTTTGAAACAGATAATGAAGCTGTGGATTTATATGAAAGGTATAAAGAAATAAGACAAATGAAAAAAGGAAAGAAAAAATATGCAGAATTATTAAAAATATATCCTAAAATTAGTCAGTATATTATATCTATACCAGATAGATATCTAAAAGAGTTTGATATAGACCAAAGTAAGTTTATAAGAATGCCCATAGAAGACAAGGATAGATTATATAGAGATGATATAGGATTTACTAGGGAAGATATAAAAGAAGCCATATTCCTTTAA
- the cas5b gene encoding type I-B CRISPR-associated protein Cas5b, which translates to MNKDILIFDIWGYAGHFRKFYTNSSSLTYSIPPRTTISGIVAAIMGRERDSYYDEFSADNVDIAIRKNIKTRKILQSVNYMKITTNKHFEFPENHTQIPYEMVLSVNDYLSYRIYISHKDKSFMDELEYRLKNRKYYYSPFLGAASFNCGIDYIAKTIATENEGDDMTYIVSPIPFNKIEDRGIVLSKIDTKNVMIVKERMPREFEGNRNIKAIEYYIFDENTNPIPVKLKGNCINVQYNGVDENILFM; encoded by the coding sequence ATGAATAAAGACATATTAATATTTGATATATGGGGATATGCTGGACATTTTAGGAAGTTTTACACTAATTCATCATCCCTAACATATAGCATACCTCCTAGGACTACTATATCGGGGATTGTTGCGGCTATTATGGGTAGGGAAAGAGATAGTTATTATGATGAATTTTCAGCAGATAATGTAGATATAGCAATAAGAAAAAATATAAAGACAAGAAAGATACTTCAGAGTGTAAATTATATGAAGATAACTACTAATAAACATTTTGAGTTTCCTGAAAATCATACTCAAATACCTTATGAGATGGTACTGTCGGTAAATGACTATCTAAGTTATAGAATATATATAAGTCATAAAGACAAAAGTTTTATGGATGAGTTGGAGTATAGGTTAAAAAATAGAAAATATTATTATTCACCATTTTTAGGAGCAGCCTCATTTAATTGTGGTATAGACTATATTGCTAAAACAATAGCAACTGAAAATGAAGGTGATGATATGACCTATATAGTTTCACCTATACCATTTAATAAAATTGAAGATAGGGGAATAGTATTGTCTAAAATTGACACTAAAAATGTGATGATAGTAAAGGAAAGAATGCCTAGAGAATTTGAAGGAAATAGAAATATTAAAGCTATTGAATATTATATATTTGATGAAAATACAAATCCTATTCCAGTGAAATTAAAGGGAAATTGTATCAATGTTCAATATAATGGAGTAGATGAAAATATATTATTTATGTAA
- the cas7b gene encoding type I-B CRISPR-associated protein Cas7/Csh2 yields the protein MIKNSEILFLYDAKMTNPNGDPDEENRPRMDYERDINLVSDLRLKRYIRDYLQSKGEEIFVTKLEDKSVKPEKIVEKLKTKLNKKDIEKEDILDNLIDVRLFGATIPIQKETKTFTGPVQFNWGYSLNKVELMESAITSHFSTGDKNAQGAMGRDYRVKYSFIAFSGVVSGNRAEKTHLQEEDINKLDKAVVKSIPLLATRSKVGQYPRLYIRVQYKDPETILGDMRTMIKLVENTENPRDISEVALDVGDLLNFLKENRENVDKIYYFKDRNLKITNGEFNEIFRDFRLIEIR from the coding sequence ATGATAAAGAATAGTGAAATATTATTTTTATATGATGCAAAAATGACCAATCCAAATGGTGATCCAGATGAGGAAAACAGGCCAAGAATGGATTATGAAAGGGACATAAATTTAGTTTCGGATTTGAGATTGAAAAGATATATTAGAGATTATTTGCAATCTAAAGGAGAAGAAATATTTGTAACAAAATTAGAGGATAAAAGTGTAAAGCCTGAAAAGATAGTAGAAAAGTTAAAAACTAAGTTAAATAAAAAAGATATAGAAAAGGAAGATATATTAGATAATTTGATAGATGTACGACTTTTTGGAGCTACAATACCTATTCAAAAAGAAACGAAGACTTTTACAGGACCAGTACAATTTAATTGGGGCTATTCTTTAAATAAGGTAGAACTAATGGAGTCTGCAATAACTAGTCATTTTTCCACAGGAGATAAAAATGCCCAAGGGGCCATGGGTAGAGATTATAGAGTTAAATATTCGTTTATAGCTTTTTCAGGAGTTGTAAGCGGAAATAGAGCAGAAAAAACTCATTTGCAGGAAGAGGATATAAATAAATTAGATAAAGCAGTAGTTAAGTCTATACCACTACTAGCTACAAGGAGTAAGGTTGGACAATATCCCAGATTATATATAAGGGTACAGTATAAAGACCCAGAAACTATATTAGGGGATATGAGAACCATGATCAAATTAGTAGAAAATACTGAAAACCCTAGAGATATAAGTGAAGTAGCATTGGATGTGGGGGATTTATTAAATTTTTTAAAGGAAAACAGAGAAAATGTTGATAAAATATATTATTTTAAAGACAGAAATCTAAAAATAACTAATGGGGAGTTTAATGAAATATTTAGAGATTTTAGGCTAATAGAGATAAGGTGA
- a CDS encoding TIGR02556 family CRISPR-associated protein produces MQEGILQVGKAVYDDKNALINLVKDIQLEDRKGNPKHIIQINIDTNKNKIEINDYGEVTKNSAKDLLWIGTASGTSSPQWYVTGNKNEYLISQTLPNIVNMELPYISKKLEKIIDDFYYDMGEQKGTKNRYRYIMDIKKISEDFQDMDTIFNENNKDVKKTTKYTSKIIDNYIKDKYGLNNRSITLYFISIDGVPLSYNEEYKNAIKEERYGLDNKAKDDYCSLCSNLTDVTSDTSKLQLKFYTTTNINFPSKFSKKNYYKNMQICSNCLTYLMTGEQYIMDNLNTRLGGMPVYIIPHFLFDPEFSRKNIDLLSSKIVDTFNQAKKVEGLSNIGGEIDTSFEILGDNNYYLLNILFYRISQKSVKVQKLIKDVNPSRFTHIINAATNVTQKFKKLISDRFNMPLGLQSIYYLTPVKLKDGQVSDFRKLLSIYNDVFKGNEIKKDILIKGFIDMVKIHYFNKENQFNIKPNNIFSNSIVQSNMLIRLLEEIGCLKEGEGMNINIIDVDEDMKNYLDEMKYSEQQTAMFILGYLVSQVGNRQYMDREGRKPILNKINFNSMDINKVKRLSSEIVNKLRQNKILKYNEKTYFVHKMLLDKHINRWELSKHDNLYYILSGYSYGTTKMMFRKEKNNDKE; encoded by the coding sequence ATGCAAGAAGGTATATTGCAGGTGGGAAAGGCAGTATATGATGATAAAAATGCCCTTATAAATCTAGTAAAAGATATACAGCTAGAAGACAGGAAGGGAAATCCTAAACATATAATTCAGATAAATATAGACACAAATAAAAATAAAATAGAAATAAATGATTATGGGGAAGTTACTAAAAACAGTGCAAAAGATCTACTTTGGATAGGGACAGCTAGTGGGACATCATCTCCCCAATGGTATGTGACAGGTAATAAGAATGAGTATCTAATATCACAAACATTGCCAAATATAGTAAATATGGAATTGCCTTATATAAGTAAGAAATTAGAGAAAATAATAGATGACTTTTATTATGATATGGGGGAACAAAAAGGTACAAAAAATAGATATAGATATATAATGGATATTAAAAAGATATCTGAAGATTTTCAAGACATGGATACAATTTTTAATGAAAATAATAAAGACGTGAAAAAAACTACAAAATATACATCTAAGATTATAGACAATTACATAAAGGATAAATATGGATTAAACAATAGGTCTATAACATTATATTTTATATCCATAGATGGAGTACCTTTAAGTTACAATGAAGAGTATAAAAATGCGATAAAAGAAGAAAGGTATGGACTAGATAATAAAGCAAAAGATGACTATTGTTCACTATGTAGTAATCTTACCGATGTGACTTCCGATACTAGTAAACTACAATTAAAATTTTATACTACCACAAATATAAATTTCCCTTCTAAATTTTCCAAAAAGAACTATTATAAAAATATGCAAATTTGCAGCAATTGTTTGACCTATTTAATGACAGGAGAACAATACATAATGGATAATTTAAATACTCGATTGGGGGGTATGCCTGTTTATATTATTCCTCATTTCTTATTTGATCCTGAATTTAGTAGAAAAAATATTGATTTACTATCATCAAAGATAGTAGATACTTTTAACCAAGCTAAAAAGGTGGAAGGATTGAGTAATATTGGAGGGGAAATAGACACATCCTTTGAGATCTTAGGTGATAACAATTATTATCTTTTAAATATATTATTTTATAGAATAAGTCAAAAATCAGTTAAAGTACAGAAGCTTATTAAAGATGTAAATCCATCAAGATTTACGCATATTATAAATGCTGCTACTAATGTAACTCAAAAATTTAAGAAATTAATATCTGATAGATTTAATATGCCATTGGGATTACAAAGTATATATTATTTAACACCGGTTAAATTAAAAGATGGACAAGTATCAGATTTTAGAAAATTGTTGTCTATATATAATGATGTATTTAAAGGAAATGAAATTAAAAAAGATATTTTAATTAAAGGGTTTATAGACATGGTTAAAATTCATTATTTTAATAAAGAAAACCAATTTAACATAAAGCCTAATAATATTTTTAGTAATAGTATAGTACAATCTAACATGCTCATAAGGCTTTTAGAAGAAATAGGTTGTTTGAAGGAGGGAGAGGGAATGAATATAAATATTATAGATGTTGATGAAGATATGAAAAATTACCTAGATGAAATGAAGTATTCAGAACAGCAGACTGCGATGTTTATTTTGGGATATTTAGTATCTCAAGTGGGTAATAGGCAGTATATGGATAGAGAAGGAAGAAAGCCTATATTAAATAAGATTAATTTTAATAGTATGGACATAAATAAAGTAAAGAGATTATCCAGTGAGATAGTAAATAAACTTAGACAAAATAAAATACTAAAGTACAATGAAAAAACATATTTTGTCCATAAAATGCTTTTGGACAAACATATTAATAGATGGGAATTGAGTAAGCATGACAATCTTTACTATATACTTTCAGGTTATTCCTATGGAACAACAAAAATGATGTTTAGAAAGGAGAAGAATAATGATAAAGAATAG
- a CDS encoding S41 family peptidase — protein sequence MKRLIKLILCTVLIISMTTINVYGADNIKTDEKITKTQAKEDIEFMMETLESVHPDLYFAVSKEDIDRLINDELKDIDGLITSIKFYKKFSPIINSFKDGHTGMRLPNDYITKIKNNDEILFINVHIKDGKIHIYDTFIDQYEKYKGWEIQSINGKKASKIYDEMLGYVSGSKLGFKESSIENNFVLYYYLNNEPKDEYMINVKNGDKKEIIKIQGISLEEAQKLNDKEEKKQDYIYEKLNNNTGLITFNSFSNFEKFEEFLAETFEEINKEKLDNLIIDLRKNGGGNSRLGDLLIEYIYDGRYTQANSMDVKISDQIIEHYTNLMRETNEDKEEIEKLKSEYMKYKGECYTYKGQPSRKFLDNPKFQGDVYFLIGRRTFSSAVMLASTVKDYNIGYLIGEETGGIASHYGDLYQFGLPNTHLKIFVSHKYFTRPNGLDTGRGVLPDYDINDLGKRDALEIALEIINNKHGK from the coding sequence GTGAAGAGATTGATTAAATTGATTTTATGTACTGTATTAATTATCAGTATGACGACAATCAATGTCTATGGGGCAGATAATATTAAGACAGATGAAAAAATTACAAAGACACAGGCTAAGGAAGATATAGAATTTATGATGGAGACTTTAGAGAGTGTTCATCCAGATTTGTATTTTGCAGTATCAAAAGAGGATATAGATAGATTAATAAATGATGAATTAAAAGATATAGATGGATTAATAACTAGTATTAAATTTTATAAAAAGTTTTCACCTATTATTAATAGTTTCAAAGATGGTCATACTGGTATGCGTTTACCAAATGACTATATAACAAAAATAAAAAATAATGACGAGATACTTTTTATTAATGTACATATAAAGGATGGTAAAATACATATATATGATACCTTTATAGACCAATACGAAAAATATAAAGGATGGGAAATTCAATCAATAAATGGAAAAAAGGCATCAAAAATATATGACGAAATGTTAGGATACGTAAGTGGCTCTAAACTAGGGTTTAAGGAGTCTTCTATTGAAAATAATTTTGTGTTATACTACTATCTAAATAACGAGCCAAAAGATGAATATATGATAAACGTTAAAAATGGGGATAAAAAAGAAATTATAAAGATTCAAGGTATTAGTCTTGAAGAGGCTCAAAAATTAAATGACAAAGAAGAAAAGAAACAAGATTATATATACGAGAAATTAAACAATAATACGGGCTTAATCACATTTAATAGTTTTAGTAATTTTGAAAAGTTTGAGGAGTTTTTAGCTGAAACCTTTGAAGAGATTAATAAAGAAAAACTGGATAACCTCATAATAGATTTAAGAAAAAATGGGGGAGGAAATTCTCGATTGGGAGATCTATTGATAGAATATATATATGATGGAAGATATACGCAAGCAAATAGTATGGATGTAAAAATAAGTGACCAAATCATAGAGCATTATACTAATTTAATGAGAGAAACAAATGAAGACAAAGAAGAGATAGAAAAATTAAAGAGTGAATATATGAAATACAAAGGAGAATGCTATACTTATAAAGGACAGCCATCGAGGAAGTTTTTGGATAACCCAAAGTTTCAAGGGGATGTATATTTTCTAATAGGGAGACGAACTTTTTCCAGTGCAGTCATGTTAGCATCTACCGTAAAAGATTATAATATAGGGTATCTAATAGGTGAAGAAACAGGAGGAATAGCTAGTCATTATGGTGATCTATATCAATTTGGACTACCTAATACCCATCTAAAAATCTTTGTATCCCATAAATATTTTACTAGGCCCAATGGACTTGACACTGGAAGGGGTGTATTGCCAGATTATGATATAAATGATTTAGGTAAAAGGGATGCATTAGAAATAGCATTAGAGATAATAAATAATAAGCATGGAAAATAA
- a CDS encoding PAS domain-containing protein produces MKINSFIMDSSEYYIGTNDTLEAALNKFQVSNSNNLIVMDDASLPKGSIYIYDLISYLTNQSLNKVLVKDVMSKNFLYIDIRDNINPPLLYDHDIIVVLNNNNFKGIIKKEVINRYYLLKEHSLHTYLNTIINSIPYGIMAITNTSEIIVYNNAVKKLLGLRKNSIIGKSIYDVSKLKNIFKFIKFEEQFRNKKCNVQKYNTTVTITHLKINKEVKGKVIIFQ; encoded by the coding sequence ATGAAAATTAATAGCTTTATAATGGATTCCAGTGAATACTATATAGGTACAAACGATACCTTAGAAGCAGCTTTAAATAAATTTCAAGTATCAAATTCAAACAATCTTATAGTAATGGATGATGCTAGTCTGCCTAAAGGAAGTATTTATATCTATGATTTGATATCATATTTGACTAATCAATCCTTAAATAAAGTTTTAGTAAAAGATGTCATGTCTAAAAATTTTCTCTATATAGATATAAGAGATAATATTAACCCGCCACTATTATACGATCACGATATTATTGTGGTTTTGAACAATAATAATTTTAAAGGTATTATAAAAAAAGAAGTAATAAACAGATATTATCTCTTAAAAGAACACTCCCTACATACCTATCTAAACACAATAATAAACAGTATCCCCTATGGTATAATGGCAATAACAAACACCAGTGAAATAATAGTCTATAATAATGCCGTTAAAAAACTATTGGGATTAAGAAAAAATAGTATTATAGGAAAATCTATATATGATGTCTCGAAGTTAAAAAATATCTTCAAATTTATAAAATTTGAAGAACAATTTAGAAATAAAAAATGTAATGTCCAAAAATACAATACTACAGTAACTATCACTCACCTAAAAATTAATAAGGAAGTAAAGGGCAAAGTCATTATTTTTCAATAA